The DNA segment aaatagaagaaaaatctttactctaaaataagaaaataaacaatatGGAAACATATTATCACAATATATTGTACAAAACATTACATGACCAACCATCCGTAAGAACCGAATGGCTTTATTCATACTGGTTACAACTTACAAGCAAGGTCTACAGTAGCAAGATTATTACATCTCACTACAtagtatatacaaaaattatacgtATTAACAGTATGTATAACTTAAACTCTTTACATATAATGATCAGTTGTGAGGCAGGGCTTCAATGACTTTATCCGTGGCCTCACCTGCGTAGGAACAACACCTTTTGCAACCATTGTAACCTTTCTTGCAGCAACCATAGCGGCATCTCCTAATTATATAACgatgacgacgacgacgacgaacAACACGGCCGCGACCACCACCATGATGTCCATCACCACCAACGCCATTGTATCCGCCACGTCCGCCAACGTGTACTTCATTCTCGTTATCCAATTTCATTGCTGCGTCAATTGTGAAAATTAAAACATGGTCCGTTTGGCCataaacaaattttttttttttttttcgaaattggtGTTTGAccatgaaaatttcaaatttcacttgaattgaatttcataatttttcagaatttgaaaaactccaaaaagttatttttcaaaattttcacatcaaatcactcacaaaaattaaaaaacgGCTCCAAATTATAGTCATGTCCAAACATTTTCAAATACCTCTTTCTATATTTACTCAATAAATAAGTTTTAAGTTCCACCATTCTCATTTTTACCCATTATGACTCTTCTTAATTTAGACATGTTTAATACTACAAGATTCAAATGAtattctaagtatatttttataaaactttAGTTTAAGATCTCAAGATTCAGAAGTTTTACTTATATTCTTAATTAGACTTCGTATCCGGtcaaattaagacacataaaataaaatagagagAGTATATAGTAAGAGTTATGATCAAGCTATAGCGTTAATTAGTAAATCCAAAAGTGTAACTCAACTACTAGCTCTATGTGGAAATCAAATTAAGCTTTACTAGCTGATAAACACTAATTTGAAAGGTTAAATAATGTTCAATGTTACAACATGTTAAAATATACTAATGGCGTACAAATTTTTTAAAGTTTCAGCATATATAATTAGTTAAATCCTATACCAAATAATGAGAGAAGAGATTTTCATTTTTTCAGAGTAAAATGAAAGTAAGCTTACAGTTGGAAATCTCAGCCAACTCCGCAGCTACAACCTCGGAGCTTATCAGGAAATAAATAGCCAAACAAAGGCCAAGAAACAGAAATGCCTTAGAACCCATGTTTTCTTTTATGTTCAAAGCTTAGTTATGATACTTATGAAATTAAGGGATGAAGAAACTGATGTAATCTTGGGTTCTATTTATAGTAAGATTTGTATGCATAAATAATTGAAGGGAAGGGTACTACTTGGAGGTATGAGGTAAAATGTACATTATTGTGTAGACCAAAGATACGAAGAATCCTGGTCTACAAGATGTGTCTCATTTTCTGTTTTTTCTCAATTATCACGTTTAAAGCTTGCGAAAAatatttgaggcagcattacgaAATTTAGAATTAAGTCTTCAAACTTCTTAAATCTAATTCTTTTATTCTAACTTTTTAAtatctttttatctttttatcttaaatttgttatatttgttatttttacttcataggtatatttttaatatatttattagAATTTGAATATGCTAACTAGAAAATATAAATCTTgttattccaaaaaaaaaaagaaaagagaagagttgaaATATACAATCTCAAAAAGGAGATCTTGATAAATTTTTCGCTAACAATAGATACACTAAATTAGAAACTATAGGGGAGTGTTTTTTAGATGAACAAGTCACTAACCTATTAGAAGAAATCGATTATAGAAAACTAATTAATAATTTTGCAtctcaaaaagttaaaaaataaatcctaaaaaaaaatatctattaaaattattattgaagtgtcatgacctaaaatcccaccacaggcatcgtgatggcacttagtctttaagactaggtaagccaattacaattataattcaagccattttttaataatcgaaaccaacagcggaaataattataacaccttccCAAGACTAGTAATACTGACTCaagaactctaactgaatacatgaaatgatctcaaagatcgaatatacaatattgtccgaataagagttgacagtacaataaaatgaaaagactccaaaggactacgacgaccaagcagctctttgaatccttgcgatcaacacactaactctgcctgagtccgatatctccaatacttggctctgcacaaaaatgtgcagaagtttagtatgagtacaccacagtcggtacccaataagtatcaagactaacctcggtggagtagtgacgaggtacagtcaagacactcactagtcaaataatatgtgtaatatagcagtatacaatagtactgaaaaataactagcaataataacaacaaaatcaaccagtgatataatagcaatgcaacaagaacatcataattattgctaagacgaataaggaacacacgtataaccaattaatcaagtccttcaaatataaattctttcgcctatatgtttttcaaataataatcttcacggtataatactttccaataaatatattttcaagtaaaagccaccatgtgacacctcatatcacaatcataaaaattacgggtctcaacccacttttatatttttcacgacacctcgtgcccatatttctatcacaaccacacggataactcacatgtcaataataaaattattatattttttctggcacctcatgcccatattattTTTCGTAATCGCACGGAAAACCcacgtaccaaaatatcaatgtatataatatCCGTGGGATCAATTTATATTCAATAAAgtaagtttaaaatttttaaaccaagtaagaaatcatcaaagaaatgagtttatttttttGAACTCGtttggaagaagaaaatgacattccaattaaaatgaagcatccgatgactactaatttggatgtaaaatttattaaattaaaacataatagcaaTTTCTTTTATTCGAAACAACTCAAATCTAAAAGAAAATAGTAAAAACCATAAacacaaatcctcagagtcttgtacaaagagccaaagccaacacaatacaacaaggaatacaaaacacataataaaatcaaataataaatcacgcaagaacacaagaatttacatatcacgaAAAAACAacataaccaaaggcaagtgcaaccatagaaaaatatcaacaaagggcacttccgaggtaccgcctcgtagtcccaaatcataaataattttcaacaacaacaatgcctcCAGGCCATcataagtcatcacaaatcaattcccgacatagcccaccttgtctcgtcgcgtatgcaataataaagtaaatgtcagccttgtctcgccgcacgcacataataatatttccaccttgtctcgccacatgcgcaaacccacatatatagcccgctTTTTCACGCCGCATGTtcatatatcaatagtaacaatagcacgacagaaacctcgtgcaaacacccgaacaatcCTCCCAAcaatatcaagtgccaatattacaacatctcataaattgcacctcaagtgctcaaatattacagcatatcacaaattgcacatcgagTGCTCTAATATCAAAACATATagcaaattgcacctcaagtgctcaaatattttaacttgccacagaaatcaacaatacatcatttttcacaataaggagcccatggctctaccataatgtgcacaaaaatcttaacaaaaatatctgggagcgaacaactcaacaaaataatattttacaatttaacactttgcctcaaatATCATTTACGgtctttataactcaataccgaTTGCAACAACATTAACTGAaaaataattcatcaaggaacaacgccTTCTTAAATCCAAATTTTGGCAAATAGATTAATGGCTCCTTTTAAACTTACAtaataaattatttgcaaatGAATATTCTATAAAAAAATTATCTCCAGGAAATATCAACTCAATAAAAATACgggattcacataaaaatcaaagtggcaatcacaccaaattatcatataaaaaagaattcaacaaacaaggatttatgcatgacaaataaaggatttactatgttccaataatttttcaatttaatatatAAGGGCGTCTACAAATTTCAACCAATATAATTAGcgatatataaaccaagtacatactcgtcacctcgtgtacatggtttcaattacataattttcacataagactccatgcctaagggataattctcccactcaaggttaggcaagatacttacctttttaaaattaggtcgatattccaaaatagccttcttgcttgaatagacctccggacagctcaaatctatacaattaaatctatccaaattaattgtacaaaccccattaaaattcatcgaaaacaatcccggataataatacgtcaacttaaaaatttattccaaaaagtcaacaaaagtcaatgcggggtcCGACTCTTGAAAtctgacataattttcatgaaatccgaacacccattccaatacgattTCAACCAtgcataccaattttatcaaatcccgataacaattcgacctccaaatcttaaatttttatttttagaagattttgtcaaaaatcttgatttcttccataagaATCTGAATTAAaggatgaatataatcatagattcatgaaatataaacactttaggatatagaacacttaccccaatccatgtgatgAAAATCGCCTTAAAAATCACTTCAATCCGagtccatagctccaaatatgtttaaaatagctgaaacctcgaaatatagctactacCCAGATATTTACTCTTAGCGATCgtggaaaatgcttcgcgatcgcgaagcacaaaacttttcagccccaaaattgctcttcgcgatcgcgaagaacaaactccctaactcttccagacaacctctagtataatggtcataactctttgtacaaaactccaaattgcacatggtttaactttctgaataCTAGACACCAAGGACTATAATTtttatttgttgctcatctcccagTTCATTATAGattgctagatataagcttccaaagtcagccttgtacaacagagattttcaaactcttcccagacaacctatagtgtatccactataacattttgtacacaactccaaatgacaaatggtttactttTATGAAACGTAGACATCAAGCGCTATAATTATTGCGAGATAtaatttttgaatcatctccaaattccttatagattgcgagatataagcttctaaaattgggtcagtgcagcagagattgtgttctacgcgatcacgaaagagcttccgcgatcgcgattcacaaggcccaaactgttgtttgctcttcgcgaatgcgaccaaatgttcgcgatcgcgatgcacacctctgtaggcaGAAATCAGCAATTAAAAaaggcctagaaatggtccgaaatcaccctgaaactcacctgagcccctcggaacctcaaccaaatataccaacaagtccaaaaatatcatacgaacttagtcgaagcctcgaatcacatcaaacaacgctaaaacaacgaatcacacctcaattcaagcctaatgaattttgaactttcaaattctatatcttgtgccgaaatacatcaaatcaatttggaatgacttcaaattttgcacacaagtcataaatgacataacgaagctattctaatttccataatcagattccgacctcgatatcaaaaagtcaaccccccggtcaaacttttcaaaaaattcaacttttggcatttcaagtctaattccattacggatctccaaataattttttggacatgctcctaagtccaaaatcaccatacggagccattggaatcatcagaattaaattctgaggtcgtttacacataaatcaatatccgatcatcttttccaacttaagttttcaattatgagactaagtgtctcatttcaatCCAAAATCCTTCCGGATCTGAACCAACttacccgataagtcataaatcaattgtaaggcataaattgagcagtaaattggggaacgaagttataatactcaaaacgaccgatcgggtcgttacattctcaccaacttaaacatacattcgtcctcgaacgtgccaagaactattCTGATGGCATTAGATTACTGAGTGCATTATTTCACACATACTCACGGGTGCTTCTACGTCACCGTAAATTTAACAGGGGTCTAACATCATCTTAGTGgatattatttcttttattctcaCTTATAAGCCTTTAAGCCAATTCCTCACACtccaaataaatttcaaattccttacatcaacacacggtattagtccCAACCGGTTGTAGAAATTCATGCATACGCACACATTACACGCATatccataaccacatctctggtcataatagttgtttataattaattttagcatcctcaattaatctcatattcacCAAAATTTCCGAATcataagtattttgcacattgtgccaattgaaatttttaatttcctttctttcttcttttcgatATATTTCGTAAACAgttttcataacacataatgaacctcatcccgatagggcatataattcataaaattgaaatcaattattccgaaatcacatcaaaatccactgtagtgaataataaaattacttttggacttatagccctcaatggtgcacaaaataaaaatgatagacacgagctACCATCATCAAATCTCCCCAACAAGgataacatataagtgggtcacaaagtTACGAAGCTCATCATAAGccgagcataataggaggactcgcctcaaaATTCAGAACTGAATCAAACTAAGGAAAATATTCCTTTATAACAAATCAGTATCAtacttgtaacgacaccatctgatatAAAAGCCTCAGCCATACCAtatcaattatatcaacgggtcgggcctccccctaTAGGGCGCCCTCTACCGGCATGTCCTTTACCCCTAACTGACTGTGCATGTGGGGTAGTAACTGAAATAGAGCTTGTAGCCTGAGTATTTTGATGAAATCTacctctcccaagtctaggacaatctctcatgatgtgcctagtatcaccacactgatAACAAAACCTCTGCAGGTTCGGCTGCTCATACTTGGTCTAtgccagataactagaataaccattataggaaccctgTGTcgatggtgcattaaaagaacttactggagcactccgagtattctgaaattgtttccaAGACCCCGTTGATAatgaaatatagaattattaaggacatGAGATTACCGCAAGTCctacaaatctcagctcttaatcatatacaagtttcggtgaacctttcaataccacataaatataTCTCGggtcaaaactgatataacacatgaccccgcaatctgatcattgatagtggactctcCACACTTAgcgcgaagccataggacacattccgatgatccacaatactaaccttcatcgctcgtacgacaccggtcataagacaccccaagccatttatttggcgaatgtcatcctcgtgatagttaaactcgcttcctccaATGTCTTGGCTGCAagtatgtacccttcgctaaatagaaatctcatacgaaccacatagtctctaataacaccaactatcttcagatctacatccacctcatGATCCTACCACGATTATGACGATTAGGCAACTAATTAAATCTTTTTAAGATCGTACTTATCAACCAGGTATCAAAATCTACTGCACCCcaatgtgcacaactgaatgatctctcaatacttccatatcctcgatctggacgacacgtggtaacaatggttgagtaaccctggctcccttataacccctctgtagTATCATGAACCGTTGGAGCATAGTTGATAtcgagtgcgcaatttcatacacgagtggatgaaaaagaacataagatatatatTTCAAGATAAATAAATGTcgtacgataaggaatgaaagaaatggagatttttctactagctctgtagcctctcgaagataactacagacgtctctgtaccaatccgcaagactctactaaattcgttcatgactcgtagaacctatgaacctagagctctgataccaacttgtcacgacccaaaatcccaccacaggcgccgtgatggcacttagtctctaagagtaggtaagccgattacaattacaattcaagccatatttttttttataatcaaaaccaacagcgaaaataattataacaccttcccaagactggtaatactgactcacgaactctaactgaatacatgcaatgatctcaaagATCGAATATATAATActattcgaataagagttgacagcacaataaaatgaaaagactccaagggactacgatgaccaagcagctctaccttgaatccttacgatcaacacactaactctgcccgagtccgatatctccaatacctggctgtgcacaaaaatgtacaaaagtgtagtatgagtacaccacagtcagtacctagtaagtatcaaaactaacatcggtggagtagtgacgaggtacagtcaagacactcactagtcaaataacctatgtaatatagcagtatacaatagtactggaaaataactagcaatgataacaataaaatcaaccagtgatataatatcaatgcaacaagaacatcataattattgctcagacgaataaggaacacgagtacaaccaattaatcaagtccttcaaatataaattctttcgcctatatgtttttcaaataataatcttcacgatataatattttccaataaatatattttcaagtaaaagtcaccatgtaacacctcatttcacaatcataaaaattacgggtctcagcctACTTTTATATTTTCCACGGCAcgtcgtgcccatatttctatcacaaccacacagacaactcatgtgtaaataataaaatcatcatatttttcccggcacctcatgcccatattattTTTCGTaatcgcacagacaactcacgtaccaaaatatcaatgtatataagatccgtaggatcaatttattttcaataaagtaagtttacaatttttaaaccaagtaagaaatcatcaaagaaatgagtttatttttttGAACTCGTTTGGATGAAGAAATGACATTccaattaaaatgaagcatccgatgactactaatttggatgtaaaatttattaaattaaaatataatagcaattttttttattcgaaacaactcaaatctcaaaaacaatagtaaaaaccataaacacaaatcctcagagtctTATACAAAGAGCCAAAggcaacacaatacaacaagaaatataaaacacataataaaatcaaataatacatcacggaagaacacaagaatttacatatcacgaAAAAACAacataaccaaaggcaagtgcaaccatagaaaaatatcaacaaagggcactcccgaggtaccgcctcgtagtcccaaatcataaataaattttaacaataacaatgcccccaggccatcataaatcatcacaaatcaatccccgacatagcccaccctGTCTCGCTACgtgcacaataataaagtaaatgcccgccttgtctcgccgcacgcgcataataatattttcaccttgtctcgccacatgcgcaaacccacatatatagctcACATTGTCACGTCGCATGTGtatatatcaatagtaacaatagcacgacagaaacctcgtgcaaataccCGAACAATCCTCCCAAcaatatcaagtgccaatattacaacatctcataaattgcacctcaagtgctcaaatattacatcatatcacaaattgcacatcgagtgctcaaatatcaaaacatatagcaaattgcacctcaagagctcaaatattttaacttgccacagaaatcaataatacatcatttttcacaataaggagcccatggctcgaccataatatgcacaaaaatcttaacaaaaatatctgggagcgaacaactcaacaaaataatatttcacaatttaacactttgcctcaaatATCATTtacggc comes from the Nicotiana tabacum cultivar K326 chromosome 14, ASM71507v2, whole genome shotgun sequence genome and includes:
- the LOC107778022 gene encoding glycine-rich protein-like, which codes for MGSKAFLFLGLCLAIYFLISSEVVAAELAEISNSMKLDNENEVHVGGRGGYNGVGGDGHHGGGRGRVVRRRRRHRYIIRRCRYGCCKKGYNGCKRCCSYAGEATDKVIEALPHN